ATGATATCGGAAAACGCTTTTTCAAGGCCGTCAGAAGAGTCTCCGAGCTGTATTTCCCTGATCCCGGGGTTGTCTATAACAATTGCACCGTTGGGAAGCAGGAACATCTGGCGGACTGTGGTAGTGTGTCTCCCTTTCTCATCATTTTTTCGGATATCTGCAGTTTTCTGGATGACTTCATCGAAAAAAGCGTTTATAAGCGTGGATTTTCCAACACCGGAGGAACCTATAAGTGCCACTGTTTCCCCGGGATTGAGATAAGGGCTGAGTGCATCAAGCCCGTCTTTTGAAAGGGCACTTATGGGAATGACAGGGACGTCTCCTGCAATGGACTGTATTTTTTCTGTCATCAGGGCAGGGTCATCCGCAAGGTCGATTTTGTTCAGTAAAATCACCGGGCTTGCCCCGGATGAATACACAACGGTAAGATACCGTTCAAGCCTTCGCAGGTTAAGGTCTTTTCCCGCAGAAGTTACAATAAAGATGGTATCAAGATTTGCAGCAATCAACTGCTCCCCGCTCCCATCCCCCGTCGCCCCTCTTGATAGGCAGGTTCTTCTGGGGAGGATATTCACAATCATGCGCGAGCCCAGTTCCGGCTGGTCCAGTAAAACGACAAAATCCCCTACTACCGGTTGTTTGCCAATTCTCAGGAGTGCCCCGGAAATTCCTGCCTGTACGACAGCCCCCGGGATAAGAATCTCACAGACCGTTTTATGCCGGGATACGATTCTTCCGGCAATGTAGGGACCTTTGTAGGCAGAAAATGCCGATTCAAGCTCTTCATTCCAGCCGGAAATACGATTAATGCAATTATTACCTGCACCTT
The Methanosarcina sp. WWM596 DNA segment above includes these coding regions:
- the rsgA gene encoding ribosome small subunit-dependent GTPase A translates to MNDHRETEGAGNNCINRISGWNEELESAFSAYKGPYIAGRIVSRHKTVCEILIPGAVVQAGISGALLRIGKQPVVGDFVVLLDQPELGSRMIVNILPRRTCLSRGATGDGSGEQLIAANLDTIFIVTSAGKDLNLRRLERYLTVVYSSGASPVILLNKIDLADDPALMTEKIQSIAGDVPVIPISALSKDGLDALSPYLNPGETVALIGSSGVGKSTLINAFFDEVIQKTADIRKNDEKGRHTTTVRQMFLLPNGAIVIDNPGIREIQLGDSSDGLEKAFSDIINLARNCRFKDCTHHDEPGCAVLKAVKEGLIPEERLDSYHRLTNELIFQSKKSEIGLKRLEKEKYREMGVNIKKYRKFTGKP